Proteins encoded together in one Pseudomonadota bacterium window:
- a CDS encoding septum formation initiator family protein, producing MVHEHSPAATVRSKLGSGLALLCLLGIGAYAVLGPTGVLAWGDYQQRLQQREVELAALLAEEAALKNRIGLLEPGKADADLAGELIRKKLNVIHPDEIVVPLK from the coding sequence ATGGTTCATGAGCACTCTCCCGCAGCCACTGTGCGATCCAAGCTTGGGTCTGGCCTGGCGCTATTGTGCCTATTGGGCATCGGTGCCTATGCGGTTCTGGGTCCTACTGGTGTGCTCGCCTGGGGTGACTATCAGCAGCGATTGCAGCAGCGCGAAGTCGAGTTGGCAGCGTTGCTTGCCGAAGAGGCGGCGCTGAAGAACCGCATTGGTCTGCTCGAGCCGGGCAAGGCTGATGCTGATCTGGCTGGTGAGCTGATTCGCAAGAAGCTCAACGTCATCCATCCCGACGAGATTGTCGTCCCACTGAAATAG
- a CDS encoding pyruvate dehydrogenase complex E1 component subunit beta, with amino-acid sequence MAIDLKMPALSPTMEEGTVAKWLVKVGDMVESGDILAEIETDKATMEFESIDEGEIVEILVAEGTDNVVVGTVIARMAGEGEETAPSQARPAAEAVPVETPVPSKPAAPAAPVAAQRASDPDIPEGTAMVSLTVREALRDAMAEEMRSDDRVFVMGEEVAEYQGAYKVTQGLLDEFGDRRVIDTPITEYGFAGVGTGASMGGLRPIVEFMTFNFAMQAIDHIVNSAAKTNYMSGGQMRCPVVFRGPNGAASRVAAQHSQNYGPWYASVPGLIVIAPYDAADAKGLLKAAIRTEDPVVFLENELLYGRSFDVPELDDYVLPIGKARTMRAGSDVTIVSYSIGVGVALEAADALAGQGIDAEVIDLRTLRPLDKQAVLDSLAKTNRMVVVEEGWPTCSIASEIAAIAMEDGFDDLDAPILRVTNEDVPLPYAANLEKLALVDAERVIAAVRKVCYVDG; translated from the coding sequence ATGGCTATCGATCTGAAAATGCCCGCGCTTTCGCCGACAATGGAAGAGGGCACCGTCGCCAAATGGCTGGTCAAGGTAGGCGATATGGTCGAGTCCGGCGATATTCTGGCCGAAATCGAGACCGACAAGGCGACGATGGAATTCGAATCCATCGATGAAGGCGAGATTGTCGAGATACTGGTTGCCGAGGGCACCGATAATGTCGTTGTCGGCACCGTGATTGCGCGTATGGCGGGTGAGGGCGAGGAGACCGCGCCTAGCCAAGCGAGGCCAGCTGCGGAAGCTGTGCCGGTCGAAACCCCGGTGCCAAGCAAACCGGCTGCGCCCGCAGCACCGGTGGCGGCACAGCGCGCCAGCGACCCGGATATCCCCGAGGGCACCGCCATGGTCTCGCTGACCGTGCGCGAAGCATTGCGCGATGCCATGGCCGAGGAAATGCGCAGCGATGACCGCGTCTTCGTCATGGGTGAGGAGGTCGCCGAGTATCAGGGTGCCTATAAGGTCACCCAGGGCCTGCTCGATGAATTTGGCGATCGCCGGGTCATCGATACGCCGATCACCGAATATGGCTTTGCCGGTGTCGGCACTGGTGCCTCAATGGGCGGATTACGACCGATTGTCGAGTTCATGACCTTCAACTTCGCGATGCAGGCCATTGATCACATTGTCAATTCGGCGGCCAAGACCAATTATATGTCGGGCGGCCAGATGCGCTGTCCGGTGGTGTTTCGCGGCCCCAATGGTGCAGCCAGTCGTGTCGCTGCGCAGCACAGTCAGAATTACGGCCCATGGTATGCCAGCGTCCCCGGTCTGATCGTCATTGCCCCCTATGATGCGGCTGACGCCAAGGGCCTGTTAAAGGCCGCAATCCGCACCGAAGATCCCGTGGTTTTTCTGGAAAATGAACTGCTTTACGGGCGTAGCTTCGACGTTCCCGAACTGGATGACTATGTCCTGCCAATCGGCAAGGCGCGGACCATGCGAGCCGGAAGTGATGTCACCATTGTCAGCTATTCCATCGGTGTCGGCGTAGCGCTCGAAGCCGCCGATGCGCTGGCAGGGCAGGGCATCGATGCGGAGGTGATCGATCTCAGGACCTTGCGGCCGCTCGACAAACAGGCGGTGCTGGACAGTCTCGCCAAAACCAACCGCATGGTGGTTGTCGAGGAAGGCTGGCCAACCTGCTCTATCGCCAGCGAAATTGCCGCGATTGCCATGGAAGACGGGTTTGACGACCTCGATGCGCCGATATTGCGCGTCACCAATGAGGATGTGCCCTTGCCCTATGCCGCCAATCTGGAGAAACTGGCACTGGTCGATGCCGAGCGGGTTATCGCCGCGGTGCGCAAGGTATGCTATGTCGACGGCTGA
- a CDS encoding rhomboid family intramembrane serine protease — MEKAQSRVARSSGPFTLAYVAACSILWLGLTLTGLQDEATVHAGFLPSRFFDSAGFAGYDLMVPAVLTPLSSALLHADFTHLLFNMLILLLCGTMVERAIGTVRTIILTVAGAYGAALVQAFDPFSIGAVTIGASGAISTLIAAMILLNVRIKSKPIGNLSPYQSQLARLALMWIIIQLMLGFGGFSGQSIAVGAHIGGFLTGLVLTAPLSRNQV, encoded by the coding sequence ATGGAAAAAGCCCAAAGCAGAGTAGCACGCAGTTCCGGACCTTTTACGCTGGCCTATGTGGCCGCCTGTTCCATTCTCTGGCTGGGGCTGACGCTCACCGGCCTGCAAGACGAAGCAACAGTGCACGCAGGTTTCCTGCCGTCGCGATTTTTTGATAGCGCCGGCTTCGCAGGCTATGATCTCATGGTGCCGGCAGTGCTGACGCCGCTTTCGAGCGCGCTCCTGCATGCCGATTTCACCCATTTGCTGTTCAACATGCTGATATTACTGCTCTGCGGAACCATGGTAGAGCGTGCCATCGGCACTGTCAGGACCATTATATTGACCGTTGCCGGGGCCTATGGTGCGGCACTGGTCCAGGCTTTCGATCCGTTCTCCATAGGCGCGGTAACCATCGGCGCCAGCGGCGCAATCAGTACCCTGATTGCGGCGATGATCCTGCTCAATGTCCGTATCAAGTCAAAACCGATCGGCAATCTGTCGCCTTATCAGAGCCAGTTGGCGCGGCTCGCCCTGATGTGGATCATTATCCAGCTCATGCTAGGTTTTGGCGGCTTTAGTGGCCAGTCAATCGCAGTCGGTGCCCATATTGGTGGTTTTCTGACCGGCCTTGTTCTGACTGCACCGCTATCGCGCAACCAAGTTTGA
- the carB gene encoding carbamoyl-phosphate synthase large subunit: MPKRTDIDSILIIGAGPIIIGQACEFDYSGTQAVKALREEGYRIVLVNSNPATIMTDPDMADATYIEPITPEIVAKIIARERAERPDEKLVVLPTMGGQTALNTALALDEDGTLDRYDVELIGARAEAIDKAEDREKFRAAMDAIGLESPKSGIATSMDEAFAALEEIGLPAIIRPAFTMGGTGGGIAYNREEFEHYCRTGIDASPVNQILIDESLLGWKEYEMEVVRDKADNAIIICSIENVDPMGVHTGDSITVAPALTLTDKEYQIMRNASIAVLREIGVETGGSNVQFAVNPENGRLVVIEMNPRVSRSSALASKATGFPIAKVAAKLAVGYTLDEIDNDITGVTPASFEPTIDYVVTKIPRFAFEKFKGAENSLSTAMKSVGEVMAIGRNIQESMQKALRGLETGLDGFNRVQRLEGVHRDVIVAELAKPTPERLLVIAQALREGLSESEVCEITHYDPWFVARIAEIVAAEAEVMEHGLPTEAEGLRALKAMGFSDRRLATLAVRSVPVAGGLAETRARSHGLLHDALQAMAGATSAAEVRELRHKLGVRPVFKRIDTCAAEFHARTPYMYSTYETPIFGEPECESEPSDKRKIVILGGGPNRIGQGIEFDYCCCHACFALADAGYETIMVNCNPETVSTDYDTSDRLYFEPLTAEDVLEILEVERSNGELVGVIVQFGGQTPLNLAKALEEAGIPILGTSPDAIDLAEDRERFAKLVNKLKLKQPDNGIARSRDEALAVAEKIGYPVLIRPSYVLGGRAMEIVDSPAQLDDYIATAVQVSGDSPVLIDQYLRDAVEVDVDAICDGESVTVAGIMQHIEEAGVHSGDSACTLPPYSLSDDLIAEMERQADALAHGLGVRGLMNIQFAVKDGTVYLIEVNPRASRTVPFVAKAIGAPVAKIAARVMAGEKLANLPIIDRTIDHMAVKEAVFPFARFPGVDPVLSPEMKSTGEVMGIDRSFPIAFAKAQLAASLTLPESGTVFVSVKDSDKPHILPAVRELEALGFTLIATGGTAEYLRGEGVAVEPVNKVAQGRPHIVDRIKDGGVCMIFNTTEGWQSLKDSQSIRASALQTKTPSFTTASASVAAVEAISALRTTSLEVKPLQAYYG, from the coding sequence ATGCCTAAACGTACAGATATAGACTCCATCCTGATCATCGGCGCCGGCCCGATCATTATCGGCCAGGCGTGCGAATTTGATTATTCGGGCACGCAGGCGGTGAAGGCGTTGCGGGAGGAGGGCTATCGCATTGTCCTCGTCAACTCCAATCCGGCGACGATCATGACCGATCCGGATATGGCGGATGCCACCTATATCGAGCCGATCACGCCGGAAATCGTCGCCAAGATTATCGCGCGCGAGCGCGCCGAGCGGCCCGATGAGAAGCTGGTGGTGCTGCCGACCATGGGCGGTCAGACCGCGCTCAACACCGCGCTGGCGCTGGATGAAGACGGCACGCTGGACAGATATGATGTCGAGCTGATCGGTGCCCGCGCCGAGGCCATCGACAAGGCGGAGGATCGCGAGAAATTCCGCGCTGCAATGGACGCCATTGGTCTGGAAAGCCCGAAATCGGGCATCGCCACCAGCATGGATGAGGCCTTTGCAGCGCTGGAGGAGATCGGCCTGCCGGCGATTATCCGCCCCGCCTTCACCATGGGCGGCACCGGCGGCGGCATTGCCTATAATCGCGAGGAATTCGAGCATTATTGCCGCACCGGCATCGATGCCTCGCCGGTCAACCAGATCCTGATTGATGAAAGTCTGTTGGGCTGGAAAGAATATGAGATGGAGGTGGTGCGCGACAAGGCGGACAATGCCATCATCATCTGCTCGATCGAGAATGTCGATCCGATGGGCGTGCACACCGGTGACAGCATCACCGTCGCCCCGGCGCTGACGCTGACCGATAAGGAATATCAGATCATGCGCAACGCCAGCATCGCGGTGCTGCGCGAGATTGGCGTCGAGACCGGCGGCTCCAATGTGCAGTTTGCGGTGAACCCCGAAAATGGCCGTCTGGTGGTGATCGAGATGAACCCGCGCGTCTCGCGTTCCTCCGCGCTGGCGTCCAAAGCCACCGGCTTCCCCATCGCCAAGGTCGCGGCCAAGCTGGCGGTGGGCTATACGCTCGACGAGATCGACAATGACATTACCGGCGTCACCCCGGCGTCGTTCGAGCCGACGATTGACTATGTCGTCACCAAAATCCCGCGCTTTGCCTTTGAGAAGTTCAAGGGCGCGGAGAATAGCCTCTCTACCGCGATGAAATCGGTGGGCGAGGTGATGGCGATTGGCCGCAATATCCAGGAATCGATGCAGAAAGCGCTGCGCGGGCTGGAGACCGGGCTGGACGGCTTTAATCGGGTGCAGCGGCTTGAGGGCGTGCACCGCGATGTGATCGTCGCCGAACTGGCCAAGCCGACGCCCGAGCGGCTGCTGGTGATTGCACAGGCGCTGCGCGAAGGGCTGTCCGAGAGTGAAGTCTGCGAGATCACCCATTATGATCCCTGGTTTGTCGCCCGCATTGCCGAAATTGTCGCTGCCGAGGCTGAGGTGATGGAACATGGCCTGCCGACTGAGGCCGAAGGCTTGCGCGCGCTTAAAGCCATGGGCTTTTCCGACCGGCGACTGGCGACATTGGCGGTGCGTTCGGTGCCAGTGGCGGGTGGTCTGGCGGAAACGCGGGCGCGTTCGCATGGGCTGCTCCATGATGCGCTGCAAGCGATGGCAGGGGCGACCAGCGCCGCCGAAGTGCGCGAGTTGCGGCACAAGCTGGGTGTGCGCCCGGTGTTCAAACGTATCGACACCTGCGCCGCGGAATTTCATGCGCGCACGCCCTATATGTATTCGACCTATGAGACGCCGATTTTCGGTGAACCCGAATGCGAGTCCGAGCCGAGCGACAAGCGCAAGATCGTCATTCTCGGCGGCGGGCCAAACCGGATCGGGCAGGGTATCGAGTTTGACTATTGCTGCTGCCATGCCTGTTTCGCGCTGGCCGATGCCGGTTATGAGACGATCATGGTCAACTGCAACCCGGAGACGGTTTCAACCGATTATGACACCTCGGACCGGCTCTATTTCGAGCCGCTGACCGCCGAAGATGTGCTGGAAATCCTCGAAGTCGAGCGCTCAAACGGCGAGCTGGTCGGTGTCATCGTGCAATTTGGCGGACAGACGCCACTTAATCTGGCGAAAGCGCTGGAAGAGGCGGGCATTCCTATTCTCGGCACCTCGCCCGATGCGATCGATCTTGCTGAAGACCGCGAGCGTTTCGCCAAGCTGGTCAACAAGCTCAAGCTGAAACAGCCCGATAACGGCATTGCCCGTAGCCGCGACGAGGCGCTCGCTGTCGCGGAGAAGATCGGTTATCCGGTGCTGATCCGGCCCAGCTATGTCCTGGGTGGCCGGGCGATGGAGATTGTCGACAGCCCGGCGCAACTGGATGACTATATCGCCACTGCGGTGCAGGTGTCGGGCGATAGTCCAGTGTTGATCGATCAGTATCTGCGCGATGCGGTAGAGGTTGATGTCGATGCGATTTGCGATGGCGAGAGCGTCACCGTCGCCGGGATTATGCAGCATATCGAGGAAGCCGGTGTCCATTCGGGTGACAGCGCCTGCACCTTGCCGCCCTATAGCCTCAGCGATGATCTGATCGCCGAAATGGAGCGGCAGGCGGATGCGCTGGCACATGGCCTGGGCGTGCGCGGGCTGATGAACATCCAGTTCGCCGTCAAAGATGGCACCGTTTATCTGATTGAGGTCAATCCGCGCGCCAGCCGTACCGTACCGTTTGTCGCCAAGGCGATTGGTGCGCCGGTGGCCAAGATTGCCGCGCGGGTGATGGCGGGCGAGAAGCTGGCAAATCTGCCCATCATCGACCGCACTATCGACCATATGGCGGTCAAAGAGGCGGTCTTCCCCTTTGCCCGCTTCCCCGGCGTCGATCCGGTGCTGTCGCCGGAGATGAAATCCACTGGCGAGGTGATGGGCATAGACCGGAGCTTCCCCATAGCCTTTGCCAAGGCGCAGCTCGCGGCCAGCCTGACCTTGCCCGAAAGCGGAACAGTGTTTGTTTCGGTCAAGGACAGTGACAAGCCACATATACTGCCGGCGGTGCGTGAGCTCGAGGCGCTTGGTTTCACCCTGATAGCCACCGGCGGCACGGCGGAGTATCTGCGTGGTGAGGGTGTTGCCGTTGAGCCGGTCAATAAGGTGGCGCAGGGAAGGCCACATATTGTTGACCGGATCAAGGATGGCGGTGTGTGCATGATCTTCAATACAACCGAGGGCTGGCAGAGCCTGAAGGACTCGCAATCGATCCGGGCTTCAGCATTGCAGACCAAGACCCCGAGCTTCACCACTGCCTCGGCCAGTGTCGCCGCAGTAGAGGCAATATCGGCGCTGCGCACCACAAGTCTTGAAGTTAAACCGCTTCAGGCCTATTATGGCTGA
- the eno gene encoding phosphopyruvate hydratase: protein MTSIIDIHAREILDSRGNPTVEVDVLLEDGSFGRAAVPSGASTGAYEAVELRDGDKDRYGGKGVTKAVDAVNGEIFDTLVGLDAEDQRDIDMAMIALDGTDNKARLGANAILGVSLAMARAAADARGLPLYSYIGGVGAHVLPVPMMNIINGGEHADNPIDIQEFMIMPVGAESLAEGVRWGAEIFHALKKKLHGDGLATGVGDEGGFAPDIASTRAALDYIAAAVGEAGFTLGDDIVLALDCAATEFYQDGIYRLAGENAELNSQQMADYLARLCADYPIRSIEDGMAEDDWQGWAALTAAVGDTVQLVGDDLFVTNTERLARGIGEGVANSLLVKVNQIGTLSETLDAVRMAHGARYTAVMSHRSGETEDSTIADLAVATNCGQIKTGSLARSDRLAKYNQLIRIEEELGVSAAYPGAAIFAR, encoded by the coding sequence ATGACTTCCATTATCGATATCCATGCGCGTGAAATTCTCGACAGCCGTGGCAACCCTACAGTCGAGGTCGATGTCCTGCTCGAAGATGGCAGTTTCGGTCGCGCCGCCGTGCCTTCGGGTGCCTCGACTGGCGCCTATGAGGCGGTGGAACTGCGCGATGGCGACAAGGATCGCTATGGCGGCAAGGGTGTTACCAAGGCGGTCGATGCCGTCAATGGCGAGATATTCGACACGCTTGTCGGACTCGACGCCGAGGATCAGCGCGATATCGACATGGCAATGATCGCGCTTGACGGCACTGACAACAAGGCGCGGCTTGGTGCCAATGCGATATTGGGCGTCAGCCTTGCCATGGCGCGCGCCGCTGCTGATGCACGTGGACTGCCACTTTACAGCTATATTGGCGGCGTCGGTGCCCATGTGCTGCCAGTGCCGATGATGAACATCATCAATGGCGGCGAACATGCGGATAACCCGATTGATATCCAGGAATTCATGATCATGCCGGTGGGTGCGGAATCACTGGCTGAAGGGGTGCGCTGGGGTGCCGAGATATTCCACGCATTGAAGAAGAAACTGCACGGCGATGGCCTTGCGACCGGTGTGGGCGATGAAGGTGGCTTTGCCCCGGACATCGCTTCTACACGCGCTGCGCTCGACTATATCGCTGCCGCTGTCGGTGAGGCCGGCTTTACCCTGGGCGATGATATTGTGCTGGCTCTGGATTGTGCCGCGACCGAATTCTATCAGGACGGCATATACAGACTGGCAGGTGAAAATGCCGAACTGAACTCTCAGCAGATGGCGGATTATCTTGCCAGATTATGCGCTGATTATCCGATCCGCTCGATCGAGGACGGCATGGCTGAGGATGACTGGCAGGGCTGGGCCGCGCTGACCGCTGCAGTTGGCGATACGGTGCAGCTGGTCGGTGACGACTTGTTCGTCACCAACACCGAACGCCTGGCGCGCGGTATCGGCGAAGGTGTTGCCAACAGCCTGCTCGTCAAAGTCAATCAAATCGGTACGCTGTCAGAAACGCTCGATGCGGTGCGCATGGCGCATGGCGCACGCTATACCGCGGTTATGTCGCATCGTTCGGGCGAGACCGAGGACTCGACGATTGCCGATCTGGCGGTTGCGACCAATTGCGGTCAGATCAAGACTGGCAGTCTGGCCCGCTCCGACCGCCTTGCCAAATATAACCAGCTTATCCGCATTGAAGAGGAGCTTGGTGTCAGCGCCGCTTATCCCGGTGCTGCGATTTTCGCTCGCTGA
- a CDS encoding DUF559 domain-containing protein, with the protein MVEKRLTGTARKLRRDVTEAEKLLWSRLRARQLDNTKFVRQFPIGNAVADFACRSVRLVIELDGGQHSENEADEARTKLIEAHGYQVVRFWNNDVIENIEGVLETIAQELRNARNKP; encoded by the coding sequence ATGGTTGAGAAAAGACTGACCGGAACTGCCCGCAAATTGCGGCGCGATGTGACCGAAGCGGAGAAATTGTTGTGGTCGAGGCTGCGCGCTCGCCAACTCGATAATACCAAATTTGTAAGGCAATTCCCGATAGGAAATGCCGTGGCTGACTTTGCCTGTCGAAGCGTCAGACTGGTTATCGAACTGGATGGCGGACAGCATAGCGAGAATGAAGCGGATGAAGCGCGAACAAAGCTGATTGAAGCGCATGGCTATCAGGTGGTTCGGTTTTGGAATAATGACGTCATCGAGAACATAGAAGGCGTGTTGGAGACCATTGCTCAAGAACTGCGCAATGCCAGAAACAAACCCTAA
- the pdhA gene encoding pyruvate dehydrogenase (acetyl-transferring) E1 component subunit alpha, whose product MAQSSSEKTKSEKPKPKKPVRFKASKDELLEFYRQMLLIRRFEEKAGQLYGLGLIGGFCHLYIGQEAVAVGLQSAMNEGEDSVITGYRDHGHMLAYGIDPKVIMAELTGRAAGISKGKGGSMHMFSVDQKFYGGHGIVGAQVSLGTGLGFAHKYRDDGGVCLAYFGDGAANQGQVYESFNMAELWKLPVIFAIENNQYAMGTSVNRSSAEDQLYRRGESFRIPGLQINGMDVLEVRGAAETALDYVRGGNGPILLELKTYRYRGHSMSDPAKYRSRDEVQSVREKSDPIEAAKAELIKKKVKEEDLKAIDKEIRKIVSEAADFAETSPEPEPHELYTDVLVEQY is encoded by the coding sequence ATGGCGCAATCTTCATCCGAAAAAACCAAATCGGAAAAACCAAAACCGAAAAAACCGGTGCGCTTCAAGGCAAGCAAGGACGAGCTTCTGGAATTCTACCGCCAGATGCTGCTGATCCGGCGGTTCGAGGAGAAGGCAGGCCAGCTATACGGCCTCGGCCTGATTGGCGGTTTCTGTCACCTCTATATAGGCCAGGAAGCGGTTGCGGTTGGCCTGCAATCGGCGATGAACGAGGGCGAGGACAGCGTCATCACCGGCTATCGTGACCATGGCCATATGCTGGCCTATGGCATCGACCCCAAGGTGATCATGGCCGAGCTGACTGGCCGTGCCGCGGGTATTTCCAAGGGTAAGGGTGGATCGATGCACATGTTCAGCGTCGACCAGAAATTCTATGGCGGGCACGGTATTGTCGGAGCGCAGGTATCGCTCGGCACCGGCCTTGGTTTTGCCCATAAATATCGCGATGATGGTGGGGTATGCCTCGCCTATTTCGGCGATGGCGCCGCCAATCAGGGCCAGGTCTATGAAAGCTTCAACATGGCCGAGCTGTGGAAGTTGCCGGTGATTTTCGCGATTGAGAACAATCAATACGCCATGGGCACAAGCGTCAATCGTTCCTCGGCCGAGGACCAGCTTTACCGTCGTGGCGAAAGCTTCCGCATACCGGGACTGCAGATCAATGGCATGGATGTGCTCGAAGTGCGCGGTGCAGCGGAAACCGCGCTGGACTATGTGCGCGGCGGCAATGGTCCGATCTTGCTTGAGCTGAAAACCTATCGCTATCGCGGCCATTCCATGTCCGATCCGGCCAAATATCGCAGCCGCGACGAGGTGCAGTCGGTGCGCGAAAAATCCGACCCGATCGAAGCGGCCAAAGCCGAGCTGATCAAGAAGAAGGTCAAGGAAGAGGATTTGAAGGCGATCGACAAGGAAATCCGCAAGATTGTCAGCGAGGCTGCCGATTTCGCCGAAACTTCGCCCGAGCCGGAGCCGCATGAGCTCTATACCGACGTTCTGGTGGAGCAATATTGA
- the carA gene encoding glutamine-hydrolyzing carbamoyl-phosphate synthase small subunit encodes MPSSTAHKGATGLLVLADGSLVWGRGFGATGSAVGELCFNTAMTGYQEVMTDPSYAGQVVTFTFPHIGNVGVNDEDVEADSPHALGCVVREDITAPSNFRSGGGFAEWMAANGRIGLSGVDTRALTRRIREAGAPHVVIAHDPDGQFDIDALLAEARAWPGLEGMDLAKQVTGDQAKLWDGGAWRLGHGYAPITKTVSPELVEGRLSDTDKRSSTGSDLTVSGERPHVVAIDYGAKRNIFRNLVEAGAKVTVVPAETALDDILALEPAGVFLSNGPGDPAATGEYAVPVIQRLLERDIPIFGICLGHQLLALAAGAKTIKMHQGHRGANHPVQRVGGGWDESEGLVEITSMNHGFAVDGATLPDNVRETHVSLFDGTNCGIAFTDKNAFGVQYHPEASPGPQDSFYLFAKFVRGLG; translated from the coding sequence ATGCCCAGCAGCACAGCCCACAAAGGCGCAACCGGGCTGCTGGTATTGGCCGATGGCTCGCTGGTCTGGGGCAGGGGCTTTGGCGCGACGGGCAGCGCGGTGGGTGAGCTGTGCTTCAACACCGCGATGACCGGCTATCAGGAAGTGATGACCGACCCCAGCTATGCCGGGCAAGTGGTGACCTTCACCTTCCCGCATATCGGCAATGTCGGCGTGAATGACGAGGATGTCGAGGCGGACAGCCCGCATGCGCTGGGCTGTGTGGTGCGCGAGGATATTACCGCGCCCAGCAATTTCCGCAGCGGCGGCGGTTTTGCCGAATGGATGGCGGCGAATGGCCGCATCGGTCTGTCCGGTGTTGATACCCGCGCGCTGACCCGCCGCATCCGCGAGGCCGGTGCGCCGCATGTGGTGATTGCGCATGATCCGGACGGCCAGTTCGATATTGATGCGTTGCTGGCCGAGGCACGCGCCTGGCCGGGGCTGGAAGGCATGGACCTTGCCAAACAGGTGACCGGCGATCAGGCAAAGCTATGGGATGGTGGCGCGTGGCGTTTGGGCCATGGCTATGCGCCGATTACAAAAACCGTTAGCCCTGAGCTTGTCGAAGGGCGTCTCTCGGATACGGACAAACGGTCTTCGACAGGCTCAGACCTGACGGTTAGTGGGGAAAGGCCCCATGTCGTCGCCATCGACTATGGCGCCAAGCGCAATATCTTCCGCAATCTGGTCGAGGCAGGCGCCAAGGTCACCGTGGTCCCGGCGGAGACCGCGCTGGACGATATCCTCGCGCTCGAACCGGCGGGCGTGTTCCTCTCCAACGGCCCCGGCGATCCGGCGGCGACGGGGGAGTATGCGGTGCCGGTGATACAGCGCCTGCTCGAACGCGATATTCCGATTTTCGGTATCTGTCTCGGCCATCAGCTATTGGCGCTGGCGGCAGGTGCGAAGACGATAAAAATGCATCAGGGCCATCGCGGCGCCAACCATCCGGTGCAGCGTGTCGGCGGCGGTTGGGATGAGAGCGAGGGCCTGGTCGAGATCACCAGCATGAACCATGGCTTCGCCGTCGACGGCGCCACGCTGCCCGACAATGTCCGCGAGACGCATGTAAGCCTGTTCGACGGCACAAATTGCGGCATCGCCTTTACCGACAAAAACGCGTTCGGCGTACAATATCACCCCGAGGCTAGCCCGGGGCCGCAGGACAGTTTTTATCTGTTCGCCAAATTTGTGCGGGGGTTGGGGTGA
- the greA gene encoding transcription elongation factor GreA, with protein sequence MAGPEKMPMLQEGYDKLSAELKALKEERPLIVDAIEEARAHGDLSENAEYHAAKERQGQVEATIGDLEDKLSRAQIIDPTTLSGDKIVFGATVTLLDEDDKPITYQIVGQAEADARQGRISYNSPIGRALIGRQVEDEVEVSVPAGDKYYLVEKIEFI encoded by the coding sequence ATGGCAGGACCAGAGAAAATGCCGATGCTGCAGGAAGGCTATGACAAGCTGTCCGCAGAATTGAAGGCGCTGAAGGAAGAACGCCCGCTGATCGTCGACGCGATCGAGGAAGCGCGCGCCCATGGCGACCTATCGGAAAATGCGGAATATCACGCTGCCAAGGAACGTCAGGGCCAGGTCGAGGCCACGATCGGCGATCTGGAGGACAAGCTCAGCCGCGCCCAGATTATCGACCCGACTACGCTTTCGGGCGATAAAATCGTCTTCGGTGCAACGGTGACTCTGCTCGACGAAGACGACAAACCGATCACCTATCAGATTGTCGGCCAGGCCGAAGCCGATGCGCGTCAGGGCCGGATCAGCTATAACAGCCCGATTGGTCGTGCGCTGATCGGTCGTCAGGTCGAGGATGAGGTCGAAGTCAGCGTCCCTGCAGGCGATAAATATTATCTCGTCGAAAAAATCGAGTTTATTTAG
- a CDS encoding DUF4170 domain-containing protein yields MSKLHLVLGGRVKDPRGLDFVDLDEMDLVGVYPDYASAEEAWRGCAQRTVDDAEMKYVVVHLHRLLEPELPEQAE; encoded by the coding sequence ATGAGCAAATTACATCTCGTTCTGGGGGGCCGGGTCAAGGATCCGCGCGGGCTGGATTTCGTCGATCTCGACGAAATGGATCTGGTCGGGGTCTATCCCGATTATGCCAGTGCCGAAGAGGCCTGGCGCGGCTGCGCCCAGCGCACCGTTGATGATGCCGAGATGAAATATGTCGTGGTGCATCTGCACCGCCTGCTCGAGCCGGAATTGCCCGAGCAGGCTGAATAG